A single Desulfovibrio gilichinskyi DNA region contains:
- a CDS encoding YIP1 family protein: MEATCAHAEKMGVREYMDTLFAIMRSPVKYFESVADESGSRRALFFLMISGIFYCSVSMTYFFENSLIMGVIMMINAIFMPALAAAFTFCIISMSTCSRVPYGKVFNVYAYAGGALMVISWIPGLAMVMEPVRAVLVGIGLVKACGLGKMQAALLVLLTAVLLLIFFWTAAPVILELRSAFL; the protein is encoded by the coding sequence ATGGAAGCTACATGCGCGCATGCTGAAAAGATGGGAGTCAGAGAGTACATGGATACTCTGTTCGCGATTATGCGTTCCCCTGTTAAATATTTTGAAAGTGTTGCAGATGAGAGCGGATCTAGACGCGCGCTCTTCTTTTTAATGATTTCAGGAATTTTTTATTGCTCTGTGAGCATGACATATTTCTTTGAAAATTCTCTTATTATGGGCGTGATTATGATGATTAACGCCATTTTTATGCCTGCGCTCGCAGCTGCTTTCACCTTTTGCATTATCAGCATGTCGACATGTAGCAGAGTGCCATACGGTAAAGTTTTTAATGTCTATGCTTATGCCGGGGGGGCTCTCATGGTCATTTCATGGATCCCCGGACTGGCGATGGTTATGGAACCTGTTCGCGCCGTGCTTGTCGGAATCGGTCTGGTGAAAGCATGCGGACTTGGAAAAATGCAAGCGGCTCTTTTAGTCCTACTGACAGCCGTTTTGCTTTTGATATTTTTTTGGACGGCTGCTCCGGTTATTTTAGAACTGCGTTCAGCTTTTTTGTAG
- a CDS encoding response regulator, which yields MKKIRLLLVDDENDFLNAYVRRLVRRNVDVSVACSGRDAVEAIKAADFDVVVLDVMMPGMSGIETLRQIKAYSPALPVIILTGHAKSEALVEGMDCGAFDYLLKPVGTEDLYYKMLDAVRSRTLDLV from the coding sequence GTGAAAAAAATTAGATTACTGCTGGTAGATGACGAAAACGATTTCCTCAACGCCTATGTACGGAGACTGGTTCGTCGTAATGTTGATGTAAGTGTGGCGTGCAGCGGGCGGGATGCGGTTGAAGCGATTAAAGCCGCAGACTTTGATGTTGTTGTTTTAGACGTAATGATGCCCGGGATGAGCGGCATTGAAACTCTCAGACAGATTAAGGCTTATTCGCCAGCTCTTCCAGTCATCATCTTAACAGGGCACGCGAAATCTGAAGCTCTTGTCGAAGGTATGGATTGCGGGGCTTTTGATTATCTGCTGAAGCCTGTCGGGACCGAGGACTTGTATTACAAAATGCTGGATGCTGTCCGGTCCCGGACACTTGATCTCGTTTGA
- a CDS encoding PEP/pyruvate-binding domain-containing protein, whose protein sequence is MRSIFEVISRVVRNPSNGKDDGSKHFIARCENFRLLLAANSKALEIMAEMTEEADSSGLFGMSHVKSQSLKASANVRQMVERLCRMNPGKYDILKDIFNNIVMKMDKASDCRAGQAQGPLILTMDEINADSISETGSKMAMLGEISSKLGIRVPEGFSITASAFSFFMENSGLDDEIDRLIQIADGNDLNDLYTLEENIKHAIDLAAMPPELEEAIDSSSSNFSEGRHDFRLAVRSSALGEDSGEASFAGQFLSVLGVYPENITDSYRSVIASMYSATAMTYLLNKGLREDELVMCVGCLEMIDAVAGGVIYTRDPMGIHENVLIISGVPGHPSSIVDGSALADTWIMDRTDLTIRDVFIADKEWQSLSSAKGELTKVKMSECGRIAPSISYSIIIELTEIALRIDDHFNCPQDIEWVKSKDGRIYILQCRPLSVAESLAQVSRISEEDEHESLAILSDCIPASHGFACGEVVMVETDEDMLNFPDGAILLTHNAKPRLAALLPRASALISEHGSATGHLANVAREFRIPAFIGIAGVVDKLAGAGVVTVNTATGKIYRGCIEDKRTAQDHKPIPAQNNSVVTALRNILPFIVPLSLTDPDSPEFAPENCVSLHDITRFCHEKAVAEMFRDNVAPAANAKRLKDENLLQYWLIDLGGGTSSSADDKYINLSDIRSNAMKALWIGMTHIKWDGPPPVQISGLMSVIAEAACNPALAPGMSNNMGDRNYFIISRNYCNLQSRFGFHFCTVEGYAGEDPDENYAFFQFTGGGADKSRRMIRSWLIAGILEKYGFIVDVKEDSLFARIEGVAEEVVERALAVAGYLLVHTRQIDMVMSDPEAYRNYQVKFEQDIKAVLSSYSILSSEYRRAL, encoded by the coding sequence ATGCGCTCTATTTTTGAGGTTATATCAAGAGTTGTAAGAAATCCTTCAAATGGGAAGGATGATGGATCAAAGCATTTCATTGCGCGCTGTGAAAATTTCAGGCTTCTGCTTGCCGCAAACAGCAAGGCTCTGGAAATTATGGCGGAGATGACCGAAGAAGCCGATTCCAGCGGCCTGTTCGGGATGTCACATGTCAAATCACAAAGCCTTAAGGCTTCAGCAAATGTCCGCCAGATGGTCGAACGTCTATGCCGCATGAACCCAGGTAAATATGACATCTTAAAAGATATTTTTAATAATATTGTTATGAAGATGGATAAAGCCTCTGATTGCCGCGCAGGTCAGGCCCAGGGGCCGTTGATTTTAACTATGGATGAAATCAATGCGGATTCAATTTCAGAAACAGGATCTAAAATGGCTATGCTCGGAGAAATCAGCTCCAAGCTGGGTATAAGAGTTCCTGAAGGGTTTTCCATAACAGCGTCCGCCTTTTCGTTTTTTATGGAGAATTCCGGTCTGGATGACGAGATAGACCGTCTAATCCAGATAGCTGACGGTAACGATTTGAATGACCTTTATACTCTGGAAGAAAACATAAAGCATGCAATAGATCTTGCGGCTATGCCGCCAGAACTTGAAGAAGCTATTGATTCTTCAAGTTCTAATTTTTCAGAAGGCCGACACGATTTCCGGCTGGCAGTTCGCAGCAGCGCGCTGGGTGAAGATTCCGGAGAGGCTAGTTTTGCGGGGCAATTTCTTTCTGTCCTTGGAGTTTATCCCGAAAATATAACAGATTCATATCGCTCTGTTATTGCAAGCATGTATTCGGCAACCGCAATGACTTATCTGCTCAATAAAGGTCTTCGTGAAGATGAGCTTGTTATGTGTGTAGGGTGCCTTGAAATGATTGATGCCGTAGCCGGCGGCGTCATATATACTCGCGATCCCATGGGAATACATGAGAATGTTTTGATAATAAGCGGAGTTCCGGGGCACCCCAGTTCAATTGTTGACGGAAGTGCGCTTGCGGATACGTGGATTATGGACCGGACAGATCTTACTATCCGTGATGTTTTTATTGCAGATAAAGAATGGCAAAGCCTGAGTTCAGCAAAAGGTGAACTCACTAAAGTTAAAATGTCTGAATGTGGTCGCATAGCTCCTTCAATCTCATATTCAATAATTATTGAACTGACTGAAATAGCTTTGCGTATTGATGATCATTTCAATTGTCCGCAAGATATTGAATGGGTTAAATCGAAAGACGGTCGTATTTATATACTTCAATGCCGTCCATTGTCAGTTGCCGAATCACTGGCCCAAGTCAGCCGCATTTCTGAAGAGGATGAACATGAATCTCTTGCAATTTTGAGCGATTGCATTCCGGCCAGTCATGGTTTTGCATGCGGTGAAGTTGTCATGGTCGAAACAGATGAAGACATGTTGAATTTTCCTGACGGCGCGATTTTACTTACTCATAATGCCAAACCCCGCCTTGCAGCATTGCTGCCTAGAGCTTCTGCGCTGATTTCAGAACACGGCAGTGCCACCGGACACCTTGCGAATGTTGCCAGAGAATTCAGAATTCCGGCTTTTATAGGCATTGCGGGTGTGGTGGATAAGTTGGCCGGAGCCGGAGTTGTTACCGTAAATACCGCTACCGGCAAAATTTATCGGGGTTGTATCGAAGATAAGCGCACGGCTCAAGATCACAAGCCGATTCCGGCGCAGAATAATTCTGTAGTTACTGCATTACGTAATATTCTGCCATTCATAGTTCCGCTATCGTTAACGGACCCGGATTCACCTGAATTTGCTCCTGAAAATTGTGTATCACTGCACGATATTACCAGATTTTGTCATGAAAAGGCTGTGGCTGAGATGTTCCGTGACAACGTTGCCCCTGCGGCAAATGCCAAGAGGTTGAAGGATGAAAACCTGCTTCAGTACTGGTTGATAGATCTTGGAGGCGGAACCTCTTCTTCAGCAGATGATAAATATATAAATTTGTCCGACATCCGCTCAAATGCCATGAAAGCGTTATGGATCGGTATGACTCACATCAAGTGGGACGGTCCTCCCCCTGTTCAAATTTCCGGGTTGATGTCGGTTATCGCCGAAGCGGCCTGTAATCCTGCTCTGGCTCCGGGAATGTCGAATAATATGGGTGATCGCAACTATTTTATCATTTCCAGAAATTACTGCAACCTTCAGTCCCGGTTCGGTTTTCATTTTTGTACGGTTGAAGGGTACGCAGGGGAAGATCCTGATGAAAATTATGCATTTTTCCAATTTACCGGAGGTGGAGCGGACAAATCGCGTCGCATGATTCGTTCATGGCTTATTGCCGGAATTCTTGAAAAGTATGGATTTATTGTTGATGTGAAGGAAGACTCTCTTTTTGCCAGAATTGAAGGAGTTGCGGAAGAAGTTGTCGAGCGGGCTCTCGCCGTTGCCGGATACCTGCTTGTCCACACCAGACAGATTGATATGGTTATGTCTGATCCCGAGGCTTACCGGAACTATCAGGTAAAATTCGAGCAGGATATAAAAGCTGTCTTATC